The genomic interval ACCACTCCGACCCATCCCGAACTCGGTTGTGAAACGCTGCAGCGGCGAAGATACTTGGGGGGTAGCCCCCTGGAAAAATAGCTCGGTGCCAGGGCTATTATTAAAAACACCCCCTCTGCCCACGTGGTAGAGGGGGTGTTTTGTTGAGAGTTGGAATCGCTTTCGGTGACCGTTTACGATTAAGGTGTTGATTGTAGCGTGGAGCTCTGTGGCAGGGCTCTGGGTTGCTCATCTTGAGGGACAGCGTAGCCGTGGTTCAAGACATTCAAGAATTTCAGATTTCCCTGACTCCGATTGGAGCGTATCAGTACCTTGTTCGCACGGAAAAGGTCTCTCCAGGCGTGCCGTTGGCGGAGGAGCAGGTGACTTGGCCGATTGATGTGTGGATGCGGCAGGCTCAGCGCTGTATGGTGAGTCCTTTGCTGGGTTTGTTATCCAGTGATGCGTTGGAGCCACAGGATCTTCAAGAGACTGGAGCGGCTCATTCCTCGTCGTCGGGCTTGCTGCATCTTGGGCATCAGCTCTATCAAGCTTTATTTACGGGCAGTTTGCGAGATAGCTGGGTAATTGCTCAGGGGATTGCCAATCATCGTAATACCTATTTACGGCTGCGTTTAGGTCTCAAGGGAACGGATGTGCTGGCCTTGCCGTGGGAGGTGATGCATGATGGCGATCGCGCTCGTCCTGGGGTGATCTATCCTGTGGCGACAGGAGAAATTATGTTCTCTCGTTACCAGGCTGGAGTGGCTTCTGCTTCTGCTTTACGCAAGTCTTGGACGGAGCGGGATCCAATTTTGCGCATTTTGTTGGTGATTGCCTTGCCTGATGACCAGGAGCGCCTTGCCTTGGCTCAGGAAGTGCAGCATCTCAAGCAGGAGTTAGAAAACGATCCGGTGGTGCCTGATGTAGGGGGCGATCGCCCTCCTGTTCAATTAACTATCTTAGAGCAACCAGATCGAGAGCAACTCACCCAAGCCTTAGAGCAAGGACAGTATGATGTGCTGCACTACTCGGGGCATAGCGATCTGGGCGAGATGGGCGGAGATTTATATCTTGTTAACCGTCATACAGGGCTAACTGAGCCGCTGAGTGGACAAGACTTAGCGGGATTGTTGGTCAATAATGGCATTCGCCTAGTGGTGCTCAATTCTTGCCGAGGAGCCTATAGTGCTTCCGCTAATGCTCAAGGCGAAATGGGAGCCAATAATCTGGCGGCGGCGATCGTTCGCCGTGGGGTGCCGGCTGTACTGGCTATGGCTGAATGTATCCCTGATAATGTGGCGCTCACGCTCACTCAGTTGTTCTACCGTAACCTCCGGCAAGGGTATCCCATTGACTTGAGTTTGAATCGAGCCAGGCAGGCTTTGATGTCGGTGTATACATCTCACTACTTGTATTGGGCTCTGCCGGTTTTATACCTGCACCCTGATTCGGATGGCTACTTGGTATGGAACGATCGCCTGCAGATTGAGCAACCGGGGGATTGGTTGGGAGATGAGGGAGGGCTGTTGCCAGATTGGTCTGATACTCTAGAGCCGCTTTCCCCCACTGAGCCAGCTCCGTTGCCGAGCGCCAAGGACGAGACCCAGCGTTCTGATTGGGCTGATCACCGCAAACCGTTAGGTCAGGAAGGAGACAGGGATGAGATAACTGCCGTTTGGGAGCAAGAGCCTGATTTGCTGGATGAGCTACCCAATGAAGATGATGCTTTGGTGGTGTCTGACTTAATTCGGCAGCTTTCCGACTCGCCCACCCCATCGATCGCCTCCCGGCAAGATGATCAACAGCCTGACTTAGCCACATCTGAGCAATCGCTTCCTGAGCAGCAGGCGACGGTTGAGAGACCATCTGAGAGCAAGGACATGCCGCTAGCGTCGCGGGAGACGGTGAGTGTATCGCCGTCGGTGCCAAGTATCTCACCTTGGGTGGGGTTGCAACGGGCCAACTGGCGCTGGCGGGTGATTGCCGGGGGCGTAGTTGTGCTGCTGGTGCTGGGCGTGCTGCAGTGGCAGCGATCGCCTCAAGATGTGCCTGCCGTTGTGCCTGGAGATGAGCCGAATGCCCTCAATGGTGAGGATCTGCCCGTGGATGATGCTTTAAATCAAGAGACCCGAGAGGCGATTGAAGCTCTTCAGCAGGGAGAGATCGATCAGGCTAATCAGTTCATTACCCAGCTCTTAGATGAAGGCAACATAACTGCTGCTGCGTCTGCCTTAGAGTCAGCACCTGTAGACGATCTTAACGATCCAACCGTGAGCTTTTTACGCGGGCGACTGTCTTGGCAAGCGGCCAAGCTGGAGGATCCCAACTTTAATCCTAGTGATGCTATTTTGCTATGGCAAACGGCAGTTCAGGGGCGTCCTGACTCCGTGCTTTACGGTAATGCCTTGGGTTTTGCCTATGCGGAGGATGGGCAATGGGAACAGGCGCTTCAGGTTTGGCAAGAGACCTTAGATCGCCAGGGGGCCGATCCGGTGGTGTTGATTGAGTCGGATGGCTGGATTGAGATCCTGGAGACTCCGTCCTTGCAAGGGTTGGCAGGGGATCGGGATCGGCTGACCACCTATGCTGGACTGGCGATCGCCCTCTATGAATTAGCCGAGCAAGGGCAGTTAGCAGAACCGGATCGAGCGGTGCAGGTGGCGATCGCTCTTCGAGAACAGATTCTGGAACAAAACCCGGCTGAGTTTCAACTGACGAGCTTAGAAGTCGATTGGCTATGGACGCCCGCAATGAGGGAACGCTGGCAGCAGCTTAGAGTCTAGATATGGGAGCCTACCGACGCTTGCCGCTCCGGGCAATCATCATAGACCCTAGAACAGACGTGAAGGCGATCGCGCCTAGGGCCCAAAATGGGGATGTGGAGCGATTAGACGGGACAGCCGTGGCAGGTGGCGCAAGACCTGCATCCTCACGGGCAGGCGAGAGCGTTGTAAATAACGGATTGGATAGGAGGGCCAGAGCAATGGACGATACGATGACCGTCACTACCCAAGCTGATCCCCACAACACCCATGGATGTTGAAGGGATGTTGATACCATTTGCCTGAGCCAAGACGATGAGGATGGCGGGCTGCTGCCATGCAGATGGAGGGGAGTTTCTACTTCATGGATCGGGGGAATTGGGCGGGACGGAGGACGACGTTTCATGGTTCATGTTAATACGCTGGAGCTGCTAGCCAGGAGATCAACAGACCAAGCAAGGAGCCGACTAGAACCTCTAGAGGGGTATGACCGAGAATTTCCTTGAGGCGATCTTCATTAAATTCGGTGCGATCGCTGAAGAGTTCGTCAATCATTTGATTAAGTAGTCGAGCCTGTTTGCCTGCTGCCTGCCGCACTCCCATTGCGTCATATAACACGATGATAGCGAACACAGAGGCGATCGCAAATTCCACGGTTTGCCAGCCGATACTTTGCCCTACTCCAGCCGCTAGAGCGGTGACCAAAGCAGAATGGGAACTGGGCATTCCTCCCGACTCAACGATGGCTCGTACGTTGAACTTTCCATGCTGAATGAGTTCAATAAACGGCTTGATGCCTTGGGCGGTAATGCAGGCCAGGAGTGCCACAATTAGAATGCGGTTATCTAGAATCGCACTAATGTCTTGCATCAATTTTCCTCATGGATAGGTAGGGACGCAGTAGGGGGTAGGAACTGGAGCAAGACAGCACTCATGGATTCGTTCGTTACTGCGGGACACTTAGTTACTGCGGGACACAATGTAGTCGGCTAGCGAGAGGAGGGGCGCTGCTGCAGGGCCAAAGGAGGTTAGATTAGCCTTGGCTGCATCGATTAACTGTTGGGCCTGGCGACGAGATTCATCTAGCCCCCAGAGACTGGGATAGGTTGCCTTTTGCGCCAGCAGATCTTTACCGGCTGTTTTACCCAACTCCTCTTGCGTAGCGGTAATATCCAAAATATCATCGACAATTTGGAAGGCTAAGCCAATATTTTGCGCATACTCCGACAGGCATTGCAGTTGAGGGTCGGACGCTCCTCCCAGAATGGCACCGCAGACAACGGATGCTTCCAAGAGGGCACCGGTTTTGTGGCGATGGATAAACGTCAAGGTTTCTACCGAGACATCGGGTTTGCCTTCACACTCTAAATCTACCACCTGGCCTCCCACGAGCCCGGCAGCACCCACAGCGCGCCCCAGCCGAGCAATCACCTGCAATACTCGCTCGGCAGGCACCCCTTGCGTTTGGGTGGCGATAAACTCGAAGGCATAGGCCAGCAGCCCATCACCGGCAAGGATTGCAATATCTTCGCCATAGACCTTATGGTTGGTCAGCTTGCCGCGTCGATAGTCGTCATTATCCATGGCTGGGAGGTCATCATGGATGAGAGACATGGTGTGGATCATTTCCATGGCGCAGGCGCTGGGCATGGCCATGGTGGTTGTCCCGCCTATGAGGTTACAGGCAGACAAGCAGAGAATTGGCCGCAGACGTTTTCCTCCCGCTAGGAGTGAATAACGCATCGCGTCATAGATTTTCTCAGGATAAACAACGGCGATCGCCTCTTCTAGGGCCGTTTCTACAACCTGCTTCTGCTCCTCTAGATACTGCTTGAGGTTGAAGGCGACGGATGGAGGGTTGTTGGTAGACACTATCCCGAAACTCCTTGGGGTAAAACGTTGAGCGGTGTGTGGGCAAATTCAAAGGGGGATTTGAGGGGCAGGATTTGAAGCTACTGAAACCGTTGCTGATAGCTCCAAACGGTATTTTGCAGCAGCATAGCGACGGTCATGGGGCCAATGCCAC from Leptolyngbya sp. CCY15150 carries:
- a CDS encoding CHAT domain-containing protein — encoded protein: MVQDIQEFQISLTPIGAYQYLVRTEKVSPGVPLAEEQVTWPIDVWMRQAQRCMVSPLLGLLSSDALEPQDLQETGAAHSSSSGLLHLGHQLYQALFTGSLRDSWVIAQGIANHRNTYLRLRLGLKGTDVLALPWEVMHDGDRARPGVIYPVATGEIMFSRYQAGVASASALRKSWTERDPILRILLVIALPDDQERLALAQEVQHLKQELENDPVVPDVGGDRPPVQLTILEQPDREQLTQALEQGQYDVLHYSGHSDLGEMGGDLYLVNRHTGLTEPLSGQDLAGLLVNNGIRLVVLNSCRGAYSASANAQGEMGANNLAAAIVRRGVPAVLAMAECIPDNVALTLTQLFYRNLRQGYPIDLSLNRARQALMSVYTSHYLYWALPVLYLHPDSDGYLVWNDRLQIEQPGDWLGDEGGLLPDWSDTLEPLSPTEPAPLPSAKDETQRSDWADHRKPLGQEGDRDEITAVWEQEPDLLDELPNEDDALVVSDLIRQLSDSPTPSIASRQDDQQPDLATSEQSLPEQQATVERPSESKDMPLASRETVSVSPSVPSISPWVGLQRANWRWRVIAGGVVVLLVLGVLQWQRSPQDVPAVVPGDEPNALNGEDLPVDDALNQETREAIEALQQGEIDQANQFITQLLDEGNITAAASALESAPVDDLNDPTVSFLRGRLSWQAAKLEDPNFNPSDAILLWQTAVQGRPDSVLYGNALGFAYAEDGQWEQALQVWQETLDRQGADPVVLIESDGWIEILETPSLQGLAGDRDRLTTYAGLAIALYELAEQGQLAEPDRAVQVAIALREQILEQNPAEFQLTSLEVDWLWTPAMRERWQQLRV
- the crtE gene encoding geranylgeranyl diphosphate synthase CrtE; translated protein: MVSTNNPPSVAFNLKQYLEEQKQVVETALEEAIAVVYPEKIYDAMRYSLLAGGKRLRPILCLSACNLIGGTTTMAMPSACAMEMIHTMSLIHDDLPAMDNDDYRRGKLTNHKVYGEDIAILAGDGLLAYAFEFIATQTQGVPAERVLQVIARLGRAVGAAGLVGGQVVDLECEGKPDVSVETLTFIHRHKTGALLEASVVCGAILGGASDPQLQCLSEYAQNIGLAFQIVDDILDITATQEELGKTAGKDLLAQKATYPSLWGLDESRRQAQQLIDAAKANLTSFGPAAAPLLSLADYIVSRSN
- a CDS encoding divergent PAP2 family protein, with protein sequence MQDISAILDNRILIVALLACITAQGIKPFIELIQHGKFNVRAIVESGGMPSSHSALVTALAAGVGQSIGWQTVEFAIASVFAIIVLYDAMGVRQAAGKQARLLNQMIDELFSDRTEFNEDRLKEILGHTPLEVLVGSLLGLLISWLAAPAY